A single Patagioenas fasciata isolate bPatFas1 chromosome 16, bPatFas1.hap1, whole genome shotgun sequence DNA region contains:
- the TPX2 gene encoding targeting protein for Xklp2 isoform X3: MHRPVFRYSFDVPNHCINFATLSEDDDLNADSWFDQRTNLENVPPAENLAKTSLTSPALSKPDVLPLVTSQEIKTSESCGEDNGQAECVQASAVPQNIVGSLTSWRAAAPAEASQRAGRRQAATQRKTQQRKQPARVKVERNANALVNKEEVPPTKKMRMRTNPSGKAKSTEDQELEKMQQLQQEVMELRKKNEESLKAAIAGAGQPVKRAGGQVTKPVDFHFCTENRIKQHVESQSGNEYKEVDFAAVLRKHPPSPGQMPKKPTVPKPFNLSQGNKRKHEETTSEYVPLAEQVEAFQRRTPARYHLRSRKSDEGPVPGKLAKVQMTNPKTPLLRTKQRFRPVTCKPTSELEAEELEKIQQYKFKAREVNHKIFEGGPLLPKKPPAKELTRPIGFELEIEKRIQERESKKQQEEEHFEFHSRPCPTKILEDVVGVPEKKVLPVTVPKSPAFTLKSRTRVSGRDEETEKEVFPVVKANPMPHYGVPFKPKMPEQRHVEVCPFSFDARDKERQIQKEKKIEELQKEEVPKFKALPLPYFDHVKLPEKKVKTPTQPEPFNLQVDERGAAKLQSWKQQLEEDMKRQKEAACFKARPNTVVYQEPFVPKKENKLLAESLSGSIVPENFELATEKRAKERQEFEKRLADKEAERERYQDQVRQEEEEREKEEISKLRQELVHKANPIRKYRSVEVKHSDKPLTRPKSPNFSDRFRC, translated from the exons ATGCATCGCCCAGTGTTTCGCTATTCCTTTGATGTCCCAAATCATTGCATCAACTTTGCAACTCTGAGCGAAGATGACGATCTCAATGCAGACTCCTGGTTTG ACCAAAGAACCAATCTGGAGAACGTCCCTCCTGCAGAAAATCTGGCAAAGACGTCTCTTACTAGCCCTGCTTTGTCAAAGCCCGATGTTTTGCCTCTTGTCACAtcacaagaaataaaaacaa GTGAAAGCTGTGGTGAAGACAATGGCCAAGCAGAATGTGTGCAGGCCAGTGCAGTTCCTCAGAATATTGTTGGATCCCTGACGAGCTGGAGAGCTGCTGCGCCTGCGGAGGCCTCTCAGAG AGCGGGTAGAAGACAAGCTGcaacacagaggaaaacacagcaGCGTAAACAGCCAGCTAGAGTCAAAGTGGAGAGAAACGCCAATGCCTTGGTTAATAAGGAAGAGGTTCCACCTACGAAAAAAATGAGAAT GAGGACCAATCCTTCTGGCAAGGCAAAGAGTACAGAGGATCAGGAACTGGAAAAGATGCAGCAGTTGCAGCAGGAAGTTATGGAACTGCGAAAGAAGAATGAGGAGTCTCTGAAAGCAGCAATTGCTGGGGCAG gACAACCTGTGAAGAGAGCTGGTGGTCAAGTAACAAAGCCAGTTGACTTCCACTTCTGCACAGAGAATAGAATTAAACAACATGTGGAAAGCCAGTCTGGGAATGAGTACAAGGAAGTGGATTTTGCAGCAGTACTGAGAAAGCATCCTCCCTCTCCG gGACAAATGCCGAAGAAACCCACTGTCCCCAAACCTTTCAATCTGTCCcagggaaacaaaagaaaacatgaagaaaccACATCAGAATACGTGCCTCTTGCTGAGCAGGTAGAAGCATTCCAAAGACGCACACCCGCTCGGTACCATTTGAGGAGCAGGAAATCAGATGAAG GCCCAGTCCCAGGAAAGTTGGCGAAGGTTCAGATGACAAACCCAAAAACACCATTGCTTCGAACAAAGCAGCGCTTCAGACCAGTCACCTGCAAACCTACATCAGAGCTAGAAGCAGAAGAACTAGAGAAAATTCAACA GTACAAGTTCAAAGCACGAGAAGTCAATCACAAAATCTTTGAGGGTGGACCACTCCTGCCCAAGAAACCCCCTGCAAAGGAACTCACACGACCTATTGGCTTTGAGTTGGAAATAGAAAAAAGGATTCAGGAGCGTGAGAGTaagaagcagcaggaggaagagcaCTTTGAATTCCATTCCAGGCCATGTCCAACAAAAATCCTGGAGGATGTTGTG GGTGTTCCGGAGAAGAAAGTGCTTCCTGTTACAGTCCCCAAGTCTCCAGCCTTCACCTTGAAAAGCAGAACCCGAGTGTCTGGCAGAGATGAAGAGACG GAAAAAGAGGTGTTCCCTGTGGTCAAAGCTAACCCTATGCCACACTACGGAGTGCCCTTCAAACCTAAAATGCCAGAGCAGAGGCACGTGGAAGTTTGCCCCTTCTCTTTTGATGCTCGTGACAAAGAGCGGCaaatacaaaaagagaaaaaaatagaagaactGCAGAAGGAAGAG GTGCCAAAGTTCAAAGCGCTACCTCTGCCTTACTTTGACCACGTTAAGCTTCCAGAAAAGAAGGTGAAAACCCCAACTCAGCCAGAACCATTCAACCTGCAGGTTGATGAGCGGGGAGCTGCCAAGCTGCAGAGCTGGAAACAGCAG CTTGAAGAAGATATGAAAAGGCAGAAAGAGGCGGCGTGTTTTAAAGCTCGTCCCAACACAGTGGTGTACCAGGAGCCTTTTGTacctaaaaaggaaaataagctgTTAGCAG AGAGCCTTTCTGGTTCCATAGTTCCTGAAAATTTTGAGCTGGCAACAGAAAAAAGAGCTAAAGAGCGGCAAGAATTTGAAAAGCGATTGGCAGATAAAGAAGCTGAGAGGGAGAGGTATCAAGACCAGGTCAGACAGGAAGAAGAGGAGcgtgaaaaggaagaaatttctAAGCTACGACAAGAACTG gttCACAAGGCAAACCCAATACGCAAATACCGCAGTGTAGAGGTGAAGCACAGTGACAAACCACTGACCAGGCCCAAGTCTCCCAACTTCTCAGATAGGTTTAGGTGCTGA
- the TPX2 gene encoding targeting protein for Xklp2 isoform X1, which yields MHRPVFRYSFDVPNHCINFATLSEDDDLNADSWFDQRTNLENVPPAENLAKTSLTSPALSKPDVLPLVTSQEIKTSESCGEDNGQAECVQASAVPQNIVGSLTSWRAAAPAEASQRAGRRQAATQRKTQQRKQPARVKVERNANALVNKEEVPPTKKMRISSGREKLTEVSTKSEPLQNPNLSPTRGRTKLAMPSTPMVLKRTNPSGKAKSTEDQELEKMQQLQQEVMELRKKNEESLKAAIAGAGQPVKRAGGQVTKPVDFHFCTENRIKQHVESQSGNEYKEVDFAAVLRKHPPSPGQMPKKPTVPKPFNLSQGNKRKHEETTSEYVPLAEQVEAFQRRTPARYHLRSRKSDEGPVPGKLAKVQMTNPKTPLLRTKQRFRPVTCKPTSELEAEELEKIQQYKFKAREVNHKIFEGGPLLPKKPPAKELTRPIGFELEIEKRIQERESKKQQEEEHFEFHSRPCPTKILEDVVGVPEKKVLPVTVPKSPAFTLKSRTRVSGRDEETEKEVFPVVKANPMPHYGVPFKPKMPEQRHVEVCPFSFDARDKERQIQKEKKIEELQKEEVPKFKALPLPYFDHVKLPEKKVKTPTQPEPFNLQVDERGAAKLQSWKQQLEEDMKRQKEAACFKARPNTVVYQEPFVPKKENKLLAESLSGSIVPENFELATEKRAKERQEFEKRLADKEAERERYQDQVRQEEEEREKEEISKLRQELVHKANPIRKYRSVEVKHSDKPLTRPKSPNFSDRFRC from the exons ATGCATCGCCCAGTGTTTCGCTATTCCTTTGATGTCCCAAATCATTGCATCAACTTTGCAACTCTGAGCGAAGATGACGATCTCAATGCAGACTCCTGGTTTG ACCAAAGAACCAATCTGGAGAACGTCCCTCCTGCAGAAAATCTGGCAAAGACGTCTCTTACTAGCCCTGCTTTGTCAAAGCCCGATGTTTTGCCTCTTGTCACAtcacaagaaataaaaacaa GTGAAAGCTGTGGTGAAGACAATGGCCAAGCAGAATGTGTGCAGGCCAGTGCAGTTCCTCAGAATATTGTTGGATCCCTGACGAGCTGGAGAGCTGCTGCGCCTGCGGAGGCCTCTCAGAG AGCGGGTAGAAGACAAGCTGcaacacagaggaaaacacagcaGCGTAAACAGCCAGCTAGAGTCAAAGTGGAGAGAAACGCCAATGCCTTGGTTAATAAGGAAGAGGTTCCACCTACGAAAAAAATGAGAAT TTCTAGTGGCAGAGAGAAGCTGACAGAAGTGTCCACGAAGAGCGAGCCCCTGCAGAACCCCAACCTCTCCCCGACAAGAGGGAGAACCAAGCTGGCCATGCCCTCCACGCCAATGGTGTTAAA GAGGACCAATCCTTCTGGCAAGGCAAAGAGTACAGAGGATCAGGAACTGGAAAAGATGCAGCAGTTGCAGCAGGAAGTTATGGAACTGCGAAAGAAGAATGAGGAGTCTCTGAAAGCAGCAATTGCTGGGGCAG gACAACCTGTGAAGAGAGCTGGTGGTCAAGTAACAAAGCCAGTTGACTTCCACTTCTGCACAGAGAATAGAATTAAACAACATGTGGAAAGCCAGTCTGGGAATGAGTACAAGGAAGTGGATTTTGCAGCAGTACTGAGAAAGCATCCTCCCTCTCCG gGACAAATGCCGAAGAAACCCACTGTCCCCAAACCTTTCAATCTGTCCcagggaaacaaaagaaaacatgaagaaaccACATCAGAATACGTGCCTCTTGCTGAGCAGGTAGAAGCATTCCAAAGACGCACACCCGCTCGGTACCATTTGAGGAGCAGGAAATCAGATGAAG GCCCAGTCCCAGGAAAGTTGGCGAAGGTTCAGATGACAAACCCAAAAACACCATTGCTTCGAACAAAGCAGCGCTTCAGACCAGTCACCTGCAAACCTACATCAGAGCTAGAAGCAGAAGAACTAGAGAAAATTCAACA GTACAAGTTCAAAGCACGAGAAGTCAATCACAAAATCTTTGAGGGTGGACCACTCCTGCCCAAGAAACCCCCTGCAAAGGAACTCACACGACCTATTGGCTTTGAGTTGGAAATAGAAAAAAGGATTCAGGAGCGTGAGAGTaagaagcagcaggaggaagagcaCTTTGAATTCCATTCCAGGCCATGTCCAACAAAAATCCTGGAGGATGTTGTG GGTGTTCCGGAGAAGAAAGTGCTTCCTGTTACAGTCCCCAAGTCTCCAGCCTTCACCTTGAAAAGCAGAACCCGAGTGTCTGGCAGAGATGAAGAGACG GAAAAAGAGGTGTTCCCTGTGGTCAAAGCTAACCCTATGCCACACTACGGAGTGCCCTTCAAACCTAAAATGCCAGAGCAGAGGCACGTGGAAGTTTGCCCCTTCTCTTTTGATGCTCGTGACAAAGAGCGGCaaatacaaaaagagaaaaaaatagaagaactGCAGAAGGAAGAG GTGCCAAAGTTCAAAGCGCTACCTCTGCCTTACTTTGACCACGTTAAGCTTCCAGAAAAGAAGGTGAAAACCCCAACTCAGCCAGAACCATTCAACCTGCAGGTTGATGAGCGGGGAGCTGCCAAGCTGCAGAGCTGGAAACAGCAG CTTGAAGAAGATATGAAAAGGCAGAAAGAGGCGGCGTGTTTTAAAGCTCGTCCCAACACAGTGGTGTACCAGGAGCCTTTTGTacctaaaaaggaaaataagctgTTAGCAG AGAGCCTTTCTGGTTCCATAGTTCCTGAAAATTTTGAGCTGGCAACAGAAAAAAGAGCTAAAGAGCGGCAAGAATTTGAAAAGCGATTGGCAGATAAAGAAGCTGAGAGGGAGAGGTATCAAGACCAGGTCAGACAGGAAGAAGAGGAGcgtgaaaaggaagaaatttctAAGCTACGACAAGAACTG gttCACAAGGCAAACCCAATACGCAAATACCGCAGTGTAGAGGTGAAGCACAGTGACAAACCACTGACCAGGCCCAAGTCTCCCAACTTCTCAGATAGGTTTAGGTGCTGA
- the TPX2 gene encoding targeting protein for Xklp2 isoform X4, producing MHRPVFRYSFDVPNHCINFATLSEDDDLNADSWFDQRTNLENVPPAENLAKTSLTSPALSKPDVLPLVTSQEIKTSESCGEDNGQAECVQASAVPQNIVGSLTSWRAAAPAEASQSSSGREKLTEVSTKSEPLQNPNLSPTRGRTKLAMPSTPMVLKRTNPSGKAKSTEDQELEKMQQLQQEVMELRKKNEESLKAAIAGAGQPVKRAGGQVTKPVDFHFCTENRIKQHVESQSGNEYKEVDFAAVLRKHPPSPGQMPKKPTVPKPFNLSQGNKRKHEETTSEYVPLAEQVEAFQRRTPARYHLRSRKSDEGPVPGKLAKVQMTNPKTPLLRTKQRFRPVTCKPTSELEAEELEKIQQYKFKAREVNHKIFEGGPLLPKKPPAKELTRPIGFELEIEKRIQERESKKQQEEEHFEFHSRPCPTKILEDVVGVPEKKVLPVTVPKSPAFTLKSRTRVSGRDEETEKEVFPVVKANPMPHYGVPFKPKMPEQRHVEVCPFSFDARDKERQIQKEKKIEELQKEEVPKFKALPLPYFDHVKLPEKKVKTPTQPEPFNLQVDERGAAKLQSWKQQLEEDMKRQKEAACFKARPNTVVYQEPFVPKKENKLLAESLSGSIVPENFELATEKRAKERQEFEKRLADKEAERERYQDQVRQEEEEREKEEISKLRQELVHKANPIRKYRSVEVKHSDKPLTRPKSPNFSDRFRC from the exons ATGCATCGCCCAGTGTTTCGCTATTCCTTTGATGTCCCAAATCATTGCATCAACTTTGCAACTCTGAGCGAAGATGACGATCTCAATGCAGACTCCTGGTTTG ACCAAAGAACCAATCTGGAGAACGTCCCTCCTGCAGAAAATCTGGCAAAGACGTCTCTTACTAGCCCTGCTTTGTCAAAGCCCGATGTTTTGCCTCTTGTCACAtcacaagaaataaaaacaa GTGAAAGCTGTGGTGAAGACAATGGCCAAGCAGAATGTGTGCAGGCCAGTGCAGTTCCTCAGAATATTGTTGGATCCCTGACGAGCTGGAGAGCTGCTGCGCCTGCGGAGGCCTCTCAGAG TTCTAGTGGCAGAGAGAAGCTGACAGAAGTGTCCACGAAGAGCGAGCCCCTGCAGAACCCCAACCTCTCCCCGACAAGAGGGAGAACCAAGCTGGCCATGCCCTCCACGCCAATGGTGTTAAA GAGGACCAATCCTTCTGGCAAGGCAAAGAGTACAGAGGATCAGGAACTGGAAAAGATGCAGCAGTTGCAGCAGGAAGTTATGGAACTGCGAAAGAAGAATGAGGAGTCTCTGAAAGCAGCAATTGCTGGGGCAG gACAACCTGTGAAGAGAGCTGGTGGTCAAGTAACAAAGCCAGTTGACTTCCACTTCTGCACAGAGAATAGAATTAAACAACATGTGGAAAGCCAGTCTGGGAATGAGTACAAGGAAGTGGATTTTGCAGCAGTACTGAGAAAGCATCCTCCCTCTCCG gGACAAATGCCGAAGAAACCCACTGTCCCCAAACCTTTCAATCTGTCCcagggaaacaaaagaaaacatgaagaaaccACATCAGAATACGTGCCTCTTGCTGAGCAGGTAGAAGCATTCCAAAGACGCACACCCGCTCGGTACCATTTGAGGAGCAGGAAATCAGATGAAG GCCCAGTCCCAGGAAAGTTGGCGAAGGTTCAGATGACAAACCCAAAAACACCATTGCTTCGAACAAAGCAGCGCTTCAGACCAGTCACCTGCAAACCTACATCAGAGCTAGAAGCAGAAGAACTAGAGAAAATTCAACA GTACAAGTTCAAAGCACGAGAAGTCAATCACAAAATCTTTGAGGGTGGACCACTCCTGCCCAAGAAACCCCCTGCAAAGGAACTCACACGACCTATTGGCTTTGAGTTGGAAATAGAAAAAAGGATTCAGGAGCGTGAGAGTaagaagcagcaggaggaagagcaCTTTGAATTCCATTCCAGGCCATGTCCAACAAAAATCCTGGAGGATGTTGTG GGTGTTCCGGAGAAGAAAGTGCTTCCTGTTACAGTCCCCAAGTCTCCAGCCTTCACCTTGAAAAGCAGAACCCGAGTGTCTGGCAGAGATGAAGAGACG GAAAAAGAGGTGTTCCCTGTGGTCAAAGCTAACCCTATGCCACACTACGGAGTGCCCTTCAAACCTAAAATGCCAGAGCAGAGGCACGTGGAAGTTTGCCCCTTCTCTTTTGATGCTCGTGACAAAGAGCGGCaaatacaaaaagagaaaaaaatagaagaactGCAGAAGGAAGAG GTGCCAAAGTTCAAAGCGCTACCTCTGCCTTACTTTGACCACGTTAAGCTTCCAGAAAAGAAGGTGAAAACCCCAACTCAGCCAGAACCATTCAACCTGCAGGTTGATGAGCGGGGAGCTGCCAAGCTGCAGAGCTGGAAACAGCAG CTTGAAGAAGATATGAAAAGGCAGAAAGAGGCGGCGTGTTTTAAAGCTCGTCCCAACACAGTGGTGTACCAGGAGCCTTTTGTacctaaaaaggaaaataagctgTTAGCAG AGAGCCTTTCTGGTTCCATAGTTCCTGAAAATTTTGAGCTGGCAACAGAAAAAAGAGCTAAAGAGCGGCAAGAATTTGAAAAGCGATTGGCAGATAAAGAAGCTGAGAGGGAGAGGTATCAAGACCAGGTCAGACAGGAAGAAGAGGAGcgtgaaaaggaagaaatttctAAGCTACGACAAGAACTG gttCACAAGGCAAACCCAATACGCAAATACCGCAGTGTAGAGGTGAAGCACAGTGACAAACCACTGACCAGGCCCAAGTCTCCCAACTTCTCAGATAGGTTTAGGTGCTGA
- the TPX2 gene encoding targeting protein for Xklp2 isoform X5 has protein sequence MHRPVFRYSFDVPNHCINFATLSEDDDLNADSWFDQRTNLENVPPAENLAKTSLTSPALSKPDVLPLVTSQEIKTSESCGEDNGQAECVQASAVPQNIVGSLTSWRAAAPAEASQRRTNPSGKAKSTEDQELEKMQQLQQEVMELRKKNEESLKAAIAGAGQPVKRAGGQVTKPVDFHFCTENRIKQHVESQSGNEYKEVDFAAVLRKHPPSPGQMPKKPTVPKPFNLSQGNKRKHEETTSEYVPLAEQVEAFQRRTPARYHLRSRKSDEGPVPGKLAKVQMTNPKTPLLRTKQRFRPVTCKPTSELEAEELEKIQQYKFKAREVNHKIFEGGPLLPKKPPAKELTRPIGFELEIEKRIQERESKKQQEEEHFEFHSRPCPTKILEDVVGVPEKKVLPVTVPKSPAFTLKSRTRVSGRDEETEKEVFPVVKANPMPHYGVPFKPKMPEQRHVEVCPFSFDARDKERQIQKEKKIEELQKEEVPKFKALPLPYFDHVKLPEKKVKTPTQPEPFNLQVDERGAAKLQSWKQQLEEDMKRQKEAACFKARPNTVVYQEPFVPKKENKLLAESLSGSIVPENFELATEKRAKERQEFEKRLADKEAERERYQDQVRQEEEEREKEEISKLRQELVHKANPIRKYRSVEVKHSDKPLTRPKSPNFSDRFRC, from the exons ATGCATCGCCCAGTGTTTCGCTATTCCTTTGATGTCCCAAATCATTGCATCAACTTTGCAACTCTGAGCGAAGATGACGATCTCAATGCAGACTCCTGGTTTG ACCAAAGAACCAATCTGGAGAACGTCCCTCCTGCAGAAAATCTGGCAAAGACGTCTCTTACTAGCCCTGCTTTGTCAAAGCCCGATGTTTTGCCTCTTGTCACAtcacaagaaataaaaacaa GTGAAAGCTGTGGTGAAGACAATGGCCAAGCAGAATGTGTGCAGGCCAGTGCAGTTCCTCAGAATATTGTTGGATCCCTGACGAGCTGGAGAGCTGCTGCGCCTGCGGAGGCCTCTCAGAG GAGGACCAATCCTTCTGGCAAGGCAAAGAGTACAGAGGATCAGGAACTGGAAAAGATGCAGCAGTTGCAGCAGGAAGTTATGGAACTGCGAAAGAAGAATGAGGAGTCTCTGAAAGCAGCAATTGCTGGGGCAG gACAACCTGTGAAGAGAGCTGGTGGTCAAGTAACAAAGCCAGTTGACTTCCACTTCTGCACAGAGAATAGAATTAAACAACATGTGGAAAGCCAGTCTGGGAATGAGTACAAGGAAGTGGATTTTGCAGCAGTACTGAGAAAGCATCCTCCCTCTCCG gGACAAATGCCGAAGAAACCCACTGTCCCCAAACCTTTCAATCTGTCCcagggaaacaaaagaaaacatgaagaaaccACATCAGAATACGTGCCTCTTGCTGAGCAGGTAGAAGCATTCCAAAGACGCACACCCGCTCGGTACCATTTGAGGAGCAGGAAATCAGATGAAG GCCCAGTCCCAGGAAAGTTGGCGAAGGTTCAGATGACAAACCCAAAAACACCATTGCTTCGAACAAAGCAGCGCTTCAGACCAGTCACCTGCAAACCTACATCAGAGCTAGAAGCAGAAGAACTAGAGAAAATTCAACA GTACAAGTTCAAAGCACGAGAAGTCAATCACAAAATCTTTGAGGGTGGACCACTCCTGCCCAAGAAACCCCCTGCAAAGGAACTCACACGACCTATTGGCTTTGAGTTGGAAATAGAAAAAAGGATTCAGGAGCGTGAGAGTaagaagcagcaggaggaagagcaCTTTGAATTCCATTCCAGGCCATGTCCAACAAAAATCCTGGAGGATGTTGTG GGTGTTCCGGAGAAGAAAGTGCTTCCTGTTACAGTCCCCAAGTCTCCAGCCTTCACCTTGAAAAGCAGAACCCGAGTGTCTGGCAGAGATGAAGAGACG GAAAAAGAGGTGTTCCCTGTGGTCAAAGCTAACCCTATGCCACACTACGGAGTGCCCTTCAAACCTAAAATGCCAGAGCAGAGGCACGTGGAAGTTTGCCCCTTCTCTTTTGATGCTCGTGACAAAGAGCGGCaaatacaaaaagagaaaaaaatagaagaactGCAGAAGGAAGAG GTGCCAAAGTTCAAAGCGCTACCTCTGCCTTACTTTGACCACGTTAAGCTTCCAGAAAAGAAGGTGAAAACCCCAACTCAGCCAGAACCATTCAACCTGCAGGTTGATGAGCGGGGAGCTGCCAAGCTGCAGAGCTGGAAACAGCAG CTTGAAGAAGATATGAAAAGGCAGAAAGAGGCGGCGTGTTTTAAAGCTCGTCCCAACACAGTGGTGTACCAGGAGCCTTTTGTacctaaaaaggaaaataagctgTTAGCAG AGAGCCTTTCTGGTTCCATAGTTCCTGAAAATTTTGAGCTGGCAACAGAAAAAAGAGCTAAAGAGCGGCAAGAATTTGAAAAGCGATTGGCAGATAAAGAAGCTGAGAGGGAGAGGTATCAAGACCAGGTCAGACAGGAAGAAGAGGAGcgtgaaaaggaagaaatttctAAGCTACGACAAGAACTG gttCACAAGGCAAACCCAATACGCAAATACCGCAGTGTAGAGGTGAAGCACAGTGACAAACCACTGACCAGGCCCAAGTCTCCCAACTTCTCAGATAGGTTTAGGTGCTGA
- the TPX2 gene encoding targeting protein for Xklp2 isoform X2 → MHRPVFRYSFDVPNHCINFATLSEDDDLNADSWFDQRTNLENVPPAENLAKTSLTSPALSKPDVLPLVTSQEIKTSESCGEDNGQAECVQASAVPQNIVGSLTSWRAAAPAEASQRAGRRQAATQRKTQQRKQPARVKVERNANALVNKEEVPPTKKMRISSGREKLTEVSTKSEPLQNPNLSPTRGRTKLAMPSTPMVLKRTNPSGKAKSTEDQELEKMQQLQQEVMELRKKNEESLKAAIAGAGQPVKRAGGQVTKPVDFHFCTENRIKQHVESQSGNEYKEVDFAAVLRKHPPSPGQMPKKPTVPKPFNLSQGNKRKHEETTSEYVPLAEQVEAFQRRTPARYHLRSRKSDEGPVPGKLAKVQMTNPKTPLLRTKQRFRPVTCKPTSELEAEELEKIQQYKFKAREVNHKIFEGGPLLPKKPPAKELTRPIGFELEIEKRIQERESKKQQEEEHFEFHSRPCPTKILEDVVGVPEKKVLPVTVPKSPAFTLKSRTRVSGRDEETEKEVFPVVKANPMPHYGVPFKPKMPEQRHVEVCPFSFDARDKERQIQKEKKIEELQKEEVPKFKALPLPYFDHVKLPEKKVKTPTQPEPFNLQVDERGAAKLQSWKQQLEEDMKRQKEAACFKARPNTVVYQEPFVPKKENKLLAVPENFELATEKRAKERQEFEKRLADKEAERERYQDQVRQEEEEREKEEISKLRQELVHKANPIRKYRSVEVKHSDKPLTRPKSPNFSDRFRC, encoded by the exons ATGCATCGCCCAGTGTTTCGCTATTCCTTTGATGTCCCAAATCATTGCATCAACTTTGCAACTCTGAGCGAAGATGACGATCTCAATGCAGACTCCTGGTTTG ACCAAAGAACCAATCTGGAGAACGTCCCTCCTGCAGAAAATCTGGCAAAGACGTCTCTTACTAGCCCTGCTTTGTCAAAGCCCGATGTTTTGCCTCTTGTCACAtcacaagaaataaaaacaa GTGAAAGCTGTGGTGAAGACAATGGCCAAGCAGAATGTGTGCAGGCCAGTGCAGTTCCTCAGAATATTGTTGGATCCCTGACGAGCTGGAGAGCTGCTGCGCCTGCGGAGGCCTCTCAGAG AGCGGGTAGAAGACAAGCTGcaacacagaggaaaacacagcaGCGTAAACAGCCAGCTAGAGTCAAAGTGGAGAGAAACGCCAATGCCTTGGTTAATAAGGAAGAGGTTCCACCTACGAAAAAAATGAGAAT TTCTAGTGGCAGAGAGAAGCTGACAGAAGTGTCCACGAAGAGCGAGCCCCTGCAGAACCCCAACCTCTCCCCGACAAGAGGGAGAACCAAGCTGGCCATGCCCTCCACGCCAATGGTGTTAAA GAGGACCAATCCTTCTGGCAAGGCAAAGAGTACAGAGGATCAGGAACTGGAAAAGATGCAGCAGTTGCAGCAGGAAGTTATGGAACTGCGAAAGAAGAATGAGGAGTCTCTGAAAGCAGCAATTGCTGGGGCAG gACAACCTGTGAAGAGAGCTGGTGGTCAAGTAACAAAGCCAGTTGACTTCCACTTCTGCACAGAGAATAGAATTAAACAACATGTGGAAAGCCAGTCTGGGAATGAGTACAAGGAAGTGGATTTTGCAGCAGTACTGAGAAAGCATCCTCCCTCTCCG gGACAAATGCCGAAGAAACCCACTGTCCCCAAACCTTTCAATCTGTCCcagggaaacaaaagaaaacatgaagaaaccACATCAGAATACGTGCCTCTTGCTGAGCAGGTAGAAGCATTCCAAAGACGCACACCCGCTCGGTACCATTTGAGGAGCAGGAAATCAGATGAAG GCCCAGTCCCAGGAAAGTTGGCGAAGGTTCAGATGACAAACCCAAAAACACCATTGCTTCGAACAAAGCAGCGCTTCAGACCAGTCACCTGCAAACCTACATCAGAGCTAGAAGCAGAAGAACTAGAGAAAATTCAACA GTACAAGTTCAAAGCACGAGAAGTCAATCACAAAATCTTTGAGGGTGGACCACTCCTGCCCAAGAAACCCCCTGCAAAGGAACTCACACGACCTATTGGCTTTGAGTTGGAAATAGAAAAAAGGATTCAGGAGCGTGAGAGTaagaagcagcaggaggaagagcaCTTTGAATTCCATTCCAGGCCATGTCCAACAAAAATCCTGGAGGATGTTGTG GGTGTTCCGGAGAAGAAAGTGCTTCCTGTTACAGTCCCCAAGTCTCCAGCCTTCACCTTGAAAAGCAGAACCCGAGTGTCTGGCAGAGATGAAGAGACG GAAAAAGAGGTGTTCCCTGTGGTCAAAGCTAACCCTATGCCACACTACGGAGTGCCCTTCAAACCTAAAATGCCAGAGCAGAGGCACGTGGAAGTTTGCCCCTTCTCTTTTGATGCTCGTGACAAAGAGCGGCaaatacaaaaagagaaaaaaatagaagaactGCAGAAGGAAGAG GTGCCAAAGTTCAAAGCGCTACCTCTGCCTTACTTTGACCACGTTAAGCTTCCAGAAAAGAAGGTGAAAACCCCAACTCAGCCAGAACCATTCAACCTGCAGGTTGATGAGCGGGGAGCTGCCAAGCTGCAGAGCTGGAAACAGCAG CTTGAAGAAGATATGAAAAGGCAGAAAGAGGCGGCGTGTTTTAAAGCTCGTCCCAACACAGTGGTGTACCAGGAGCCTTTTGTacctaaaaaggaaaataagctgTTAGCAG TTCCTGAAAATTTTGAGCTGGCAACAGAAAAAAGAGCTAAAGAGCGGCAAGAATTTGAAAAGCGATTGGCAGATAAAGAAGCTGAGAGGGAGAGGTATCAAGACCAGGTCAGACAGGAAGAAGAGGAGcgtgaaaaggaagaaatttctAAGCTACGACAAGAACTG gttCACAAGGCAAACCCAATACGCAAATACCGCAGTGTAGAGGTGAAGCACAGTGACAAACCACTGACCAGGCCCAAGTCTCCCAACTTCTCAGATAGGTTTAGGTGCTGA